The following is a genomic window from Deltaproteobacteria bacterium PRO3.
AATCCAGGTGGACTCCGACTTCGGCGGGACCCTGGGCAAGCTCGTCGTCTTGACGGCGTTAGTCGCCCTAATCGCGGCTTCCTACGCCGTTTATGCCAGGTATTATCTTTAAAGACGCCATGGCCTCTTGCGGTGTGGAAAGAACGAAGTCCCTCGCCCGCGGGCGGGACAGGAGGTAGTTCAAGTTTTTTTTGATGTTGCGCAGGAAGTAAGGCCGCAGCACGGCCTGGGAGTGGTTCAGCAAGACGAGGTACGGGAACTCCATCGAGGCCAAGAGGCGGTCCACGACTTGGCGAAACAGGAGGGGCTCCTGAAAGAGATACAAAGTAATCCACGGCCGCTCCAAACGAATTCCGTGGATCAGAAGACGGTAAAGCCGAAAGGCCAAGCCGGGCAAGCCGACGGCCTCCCCCCGACTCACCGGGATCATCCACATCCCTTCCCGGCGATCCGGATCCGGCTTTTTGAAATCGGCTCGACTCGGCAGGTAAGGCCTCTGGGGCATGCCGCGCAAATCCGGTATCCAACCCGAATGTCGCTCCCATCGCCTCAGCCCGCGATAACCTTCCTGACCCGGCTCCAGGGTCAAATCGAAACGCACGCCGGAGGCCTCCAACTGGGCGGCCGCCTCCTGGCTCATCCAGGCGTCACCGCCGCGGAAGGATTCGCAAGGCCGGCCCAAGGCGCGGCGGAAGGCCGCCAAGGAGCTCGCCAAACAATGCTCCACCCAGCGCGTATTGCCGTGGTCGACGACCCAATGACGGCGCTCCGGGTCCCAGCGGTAGAAATGGACGTGCAGCCCGATCTCGTCCCCACGGCGGCGCAAGTCCTCGACCATCTCGGGATAGCGGTCGACGATCCAGGTCGCCGAGCCGTAAACCCGCTCGACCTGCGGGTCCATGCGGAAATACCAGGAAAAATGCGCCGGCGCCCCGGTGGCCTGCTCCCATTGCTCGCGCCAGAGGCGGGACAGCTCGTAGGTCCGCTCGCAGCCCCGCCAGGCCAAAGGTCTTTGGGGATTCAACCGGCGCCGGTCCGGCTCCACATCGATGCATTGCACTACGGGAATTTTCCCACCCATGACGGAAGGCTTTAATCAAAAGAAGCTGGATCCTCAAGGCAAGAAAAGGGTAGAGAAAGGAAGGTACCGGCCTCCATGAGGGAAAACAAACAAACCTGCGACATCGTCATCGTCAACTACAACGCCGGGGCCAAGGTGCTGGACTGCCTGGCCTCCGTCTTCGCGTCCCTGCCCGAGACCTGCGCCGTGTGGGTCGTGGACAACGACTCTTCCGACGGCAGCGGCGAGGCCATCGCCAAACAATTTCCCCAAGCGCGGCTCATTCGGTCGGGGGACAACCTCGGTTTCGGCGCCGGTTGCAACTTGGGGGCCCGTTACGGCGAGAAAGATTTTATCGTCTTCCTCAATCCCGACACCCGGGTGGAAAAGGGCTGGCTGGAAGGCCTGCTGGCCCCCTTGCGGGCCGACGCCAAGGTCGGCCTCTCCACCCCCAAAATCCTTTTGACCCATCGCCCCGACCGCATCAACGCCTGCGGCAACTCGGTCCACTTCACCGGCATCACCCTCTGCCGAGGCCTGGGAGACAGGAAGGAATCCTTGGACCGCCCGGAAGAGGTCGGCGCCGTCTCCGGAGCGGCGCTGGCGGTGCGCCGGGAGCTGTTCGATAGCCTGGGCGGCTTCGACGAGGACATGTTTCTCTACATGGAGGTCACCGATCTCTCCTGGAGGGCGCGGCTCTCGGGGCACACCTGCGTGTTCGCTCCGACGAGCATCGTCTATCATGATTACCGATTCCGCGTTTTCCCCCAAAAAATCTTTCTGCACGAGCGAAACCGCTACCTGATGCTCTTGAAAAATCTGAAGTGGCCGACGCTGCTCCTGCTGCTGCCCTCGCAGTTGTTGGCGGAGCTGATCGCCTGGGGCTTCGTGATTTGCAGGCAGCGCGGCTCGTTTCTAGACAAGTGGCGGGCCTACCTCTGGGTCGGCGCCAATTGGCGCTTCATCATGAAAAAACGAAAGACCAACCTGAGCCGCCGCAAGGTGCGGGACCGAGAGATATTGAAAAACACCGATTCCGGGATCCCCTTCCGACAACTCAAGGAGGGAAATCTGTCCTCCATCGCCCGCCTCGTCTTCAACCCGCTATTTTTTCTGTATTATCGATTTTCCCTGGCCTTGACCTGGTGGTAGGAAGACCCTCACAAATCCCTGAGCCTCAAAATTCGCGGCGAACCAAATAGCGAGACGGCGTAGATCGCGCCGTCCCGGCCGACCTTCATCGCCGTGATCCCCGTGAAATGAGCCACATGCCGATCGTGGACTATCTCTCCCGACAGGTCGAACTGCAGCGCCCTCACCCAACCGGCGAAAAATTCTCCGTAGAGCAGGCTGTGGTCCAAGGCTCCTTGGTAGGCTGGACCTTGATAAAAAACGCCTGCGATCACGGTCTTCGCATCGACCGGCTCCCCTTCCGGGTCTTGATCGATAAAGGAAGTGTCCTGAAAGGCATATCCGTGGATGGGACCGGTGATGCCGGGTACGTCGGTCGGGCCTTCGTTCCAGGGCCAACCGAAGTTCAGGCCGGGCCGCTTCGCAAAATTGATCTCTTCGAAGGTCTTGGCGCCGACGTTGGCGATAAAAAGGCCGCCGTTTCCGGCCGTCATGGTGAAGGGATTCCGGAGCCCTTTCGCGTAAACCTCCACGGATCCCGAGGGGCCGAGGTGCAGCAGCTTCCCGAGCAGGGAGCCGTCGTCCTGGGGATCTCCGGGCGCGATCGGGCTGGTGCCGCTGTCCCCGGTCGCCAAGAACAAATCTTTCCCGAGGAAGGCCATGCCGCCGCCGTAATGCCCAATCTGGGTGGTGACACCCGGCACGTCGAGTACTTTTTCCCGGCGCCGGATCTCGATTTCGGCGCCCAGCTCGAGCTCCAACTTTTCGAGGCGGGCGCAGCGCCGCACATCGCAGGGCGGCGAAGGATCCGGGAACCCTGGAGTAAAATAGACGTAAACTTCTCCGGTATTGGAAAAGTCCGGTGAAAGCTCGATGTTTTGAAGACCGAAGTCGTTCGCGACGTCGACGCCGTCAATCCGCGCGTCGTCGATGACGAGAAGCTCTTCCGTGAGCAGGAAGAGCTCTCCGGCCCTGGAGGCGACCAACCACCGGCCGTCCGGGAGCTGTTGCAGGTCGATCAACTCCGAACCAACCCCATCGCTCACTTCTTCAAAAATGAATTTCGGAAACTCCTCGCCGGGCGCTTCGGGTTCGGCCCCCGTATCGGTTTCCGCTTCTGAATTGAAGTCGGGAGGATCTTCGAAGCCGACGGCCTGCTGTCCGCAACCCGCCGTGAATGTCAACCCGACGAAAAATAAAAATTTCAGGACCCTGCTTTGCATCTAGGTGACGATCCTACAAAATTACCGATTAAAATCAAAATCCTTAATCAATAAGTCATGCCCAATGAGTCGCGGGAACCGGGCCTGCCATGCTGCGCGCCGGCAGGACCGAAGGTTTTTTCCCGACACGCGCGTAACACCCCAAAACGAACCTCAACCCTCGACAAGGAGTTTACGATGAAATTCACCCGTCTCGCCCTCGCTTTGCTGACACTCGGCGCCACCCCCGCACTGGCCCTTGCCTGCCCCGGCGGCAATCAAGGCCCGCCGCCTGAGGCGACCGCGGCCTGCAGCGGCGCGGCGCAAGATCAGGCCTGCAGCTTCGAGGCCCCGCACGGAACCGTCTCCGGGACCTGCCAGGACATCCAGGGCCAAGTCGCCTGCGTCCCCGCGGGAGGGCCGCGACAAGGCGGTCCGGGCGGAGGCCAAGGCGGACCCCAGGGTCCCGCGGCTCCCGGCGGACAAGTTCCTCAAGGCGCTTAGCCTCCTTCACTACCTTACCTAACCTAAACTTCATCACCCGTTCCTACGGGGAAGGGCCGCCCGTCGCCGAGCGCGACGGGCGGCCTCCTCCGCGGAAAACGGAGAATGCGAGGATGTCATGAAACGACTCATCTCAAAGGGGAATCTATGGTTTCGAGGGCTCGGCGCCCTCTTGCTGTTGTTCGTCGCGAACTGCGGGAACTCGCCCTCGGAAAGCGCCGCGGCGGTTGAGGAATCGGCGGCCGCCCTCTCGGGCCAAGACTCGGCCGGCGCGGGCGAAGGCCGTGAAAACGCCGGACCCGAGGCGGAAGCTGCGGACAAAACCGAGGCCCCCGAGGCCCGCAGCATCGATGGCAGCGGCAACAACCGCCACCAAACCCTATGGGGAAGCGCCGGCATCCGCCTCGAGCGCCTGGCCCCGCCGGCCTATGCCGACGGCGTCTCCGAGCCCGGCGGCGCGGAACGCCCCAACCCCCGGGCCGTCAGCAACGCCATCGTAGCGCAGGACGAATCCATCCCCAACGCGCGCGGGCTCTCCGCCTTCATGTTCGTCTGGGGCCAATTCTTGGACCACGACCTCGACCTCAGCATGACCGACCCGAACGACCCCTTCCCGATCGAGATCCCCCTGGGCGATCCCTTTTTCGACCCCTCGGGCAGCGGCGAGGCGACGATGGCCTTCTCGCGCAGCGTCTTCGATCCCGAGACCGGCTCGTCGAGCGACAAGCCCCGGCAGCAAGTCAACGCGCTGACGGCGTGGATCGACGGCTCCCAGGTCTACGGCTCCGACGCCGCCCGCGCGGCCTGGCTGCGCAGCGGGGTCGGCGGAAGGCTCAAGACGAGCGAGGGCGATCTGCTCCCCTTGAACGACGGCAGCCAGGCCAACGCGCCTTCCAACTCCTCCGACTTTTTCGTCGCCGGCGACCTGCGGGTCAACGAACAGACCGCCCTCGCCGCCATCCACACCCTCTTCGTCCGCGAACACAACCGGCTCGCGGCCGAGCTTCAAGAAAGGCACCCGGATTGGGACGACGAGCGCCTTTATCAAGAAGCGAGGCGTTGGGTGGGGGCCTTCCTGCAGTCGATCACCTTCCACGAATTTCTGCCGGCGCTCTTAGGGAAGGAGGCCATCGGGCCCTATCGGGGCTATGACCCGACGCTCAACCCCAACATCCTCAACGAATTCTCGACGGCCTTCTTCCGCGTCGGCCACACGATGCTCACCAGCGAAATTCCCTTGCTCGACGAGAACGGGCAGAGCCTCCCCTCTGGAGATCTCTCGCTGCAGGACGCCTTTTTCAACGTGGAGCTTTTGAAAGAACAGGGCCTGGACCCGCTGCTGCGGGGCCTAATGGCCCAAGCGATGGAGGAGATCGACTCGCACGTGGTCGCGGAGGTCCGCAACTTCCTGTTCGGCGCCCCCGGCTCCGGCGGGCTGGACCTCCCCTCGCTCAATCTGCAGCGGGGCCGCGACCACGGCCTCCCCGACTACAACACCCTGCGCGTCGCCTTGGGGCTTGAGGCCGTCTCGGATTTTTCGGAATTGTCTTCGGACCCCGAGGTGCAGGCGGCGTTTCGCGAGGTCTACGCCTCGATCGACGACGTCGACCCCTGGATCGGAGCGCTCTCCGAAGACCACATCGAGGACGCCGGCGTCGGACCCACCCTCCACGCGGCCCTGCTCCGGCAGTTCGAGGCCCTGCGCCACGGAGACCGTTTTTGGTACGAAAACGACCCGGCCTTCAGCCGCGAGGATCGCCGCAGGATCGCCGAAACGCGATTGTCGGATATCATCCGGAGGAACTCCGGCGTCACGGAGGCCCAAGCCAAGGCCTTCCAGGTCCCGCGGTGAGGCGCGGGCTCGCGAAGGACGTCGCGCGTCCCCGAGTCGCCGAGGCTCATGCCTTGGCCAGACGCAGCCGGCGCAGCCATTTGCGCTTCGCATCCTGGGGGACCCTCGCGGCGAGGCGCACCAGCCAACGCTTGAGCGGAGGCAGGCGCACGGCGCCCAAATCCATGAGGTGGTTCACCGCGGGCGCCCACAAGAGGAACCAGTTCAGCTTGGAGGCGATCTTTCCCGCGGTCACCTCGGCGACGTCGAAGACCACCAGATGGAGCGTAAGGCCTTCCATGGGATGCGTCACGGTGCGGTTCATCGGCCTGGCACCCAGCTTGATATACAGGGGAACCAAGTTTTCCTCGCACTCCACGATGACGTAACGCTGATGGCTTTGGTGGGCGATCTTATACGTGAGGTAAACCAAGAGGAGAAAGATGTCCCCGCGGCGGAAGTTCTCGTTGGTGGCAAAACGCGAGGCCTCCACGAAGCCACCCTGCCAGTATTTCGGCTCGAGGTCGGAAAACTGGGCCACCTCGCTGAGTCTCCGGTCGCCGTTGTTGAAGATCAACCGCCCCGTCCCGACGATCCTCCCCATCACCTTGACGGTCATGATCAAGGAATGCGCGTCGAAGCGGTCTTTCAGCTTCAGGGGGTCGATATCGGGATCCAGCTTGGAGGTCGATTTTCCCACGTAGGCCCGCTTGCGCAGCTCGAGGCAGGCGCGTTCGTCCGCCTCATCGAAGACCATGCCCACCTCGGCGCCGTAGCGATACTCCGGGACGGGCAGGTGCAAATTCTTGAATAGATCCAAAGGATGGTCCTTCAGGGTCATGCCCAGGTGCCGGCTCAGCAGGCGCCGGTAGCGGTCGCTCATCTTCTTAATCTCCACCTGGACGACTTGATGGGATTCTTG
Proteins encoded in this region:
- a CDS encoding glycosyltransferase family 2 protein, with the protein product MRENKQTCDIVIVNYNAGAKVLDCLASVFASLPETCAVWVVDNDSSDGSGEAIAKQFPQARLIRSGDNLGFGAGCNLGARYGEKDFIVFLNPDTRVEKGWLEGLLAPLRADAKVGLSTPKILLTHRPDRINACGNSVHFTGITLCRGLGDRKESLDRPEEVGAVSGAALAVRRELFDSLGGFDEDMFLYMEVTDLSWRARLSGHTCVFAPTSIVYHDYRFRVFPQKIFLHERNRYLMLLKNLKWPTLLLLLPSQLLAELIAWGFVICRQRGSFLDKWRAYLWVGANWRFIMKKRKTNLSRRKVRDREILKNTDSGIPFRQLKEGNLSSIARLVFNPLFFLYYRFSLALTWW
- a CDS encoding PQQ-dependent sugar dehydrogenase, with protein sequence MQSRVLKFLFFVGLTFTAGCGQQAVGFEDPPDFNSEAETDTGAEPEAPGEEFPKFIFEEVSDGVGSELIDLQQLPDGRWLVASRAGELFLLTEELLVIDDARIDGVDVANDFGLQNIELSPDFSNTGEVYVYFTPGFPDPSPPCDVRRCARLEKLELELGAEIEIRRREKVLDVPGVTTQIGHYGGGMAFLGKDLFLATGDSGTSPIAPGDPQDDGSLLGKLLHLGPSGSVEVYAKGLRNPFTMTAGNGGLFIANVGAKTFEEINFAKRPGLNFGWPWNEGPTDVPGITGPIHGYAFQDTSFIDQDPEGEPVDAKTVIAGVFYQGPAYQGALDHSLLYGEFFAGWVRALQFDLSGEIVHDRHVAHFTGITAMKVGRDGAIYAVSLFGSPRILRLRDL
- a CDS encoding peroxidase — its product is MKRLISKGNLWFRGLGALLLLFVANCGNSPSESAAAVEESAAALSGQDSAGAGEGRENAGPEAEAADKTEAPEARSIDGSGNNRHQTLWGSAGIRLERLAPPAYADGVSEPGGAERPNPRAVSNAIVAQDESIPNARGLSAFMFVWGQFLDHDLDLSMTDPNDPFPIEIPLGDPFFDPSGSGEATMAFSRSVFDPETGSSSDKPRQQVNALTAWIDGSQVYGSDAARAAWLRSGVGGRLKTSEGDLLPLNDGSQANAPSNSSDFFVAGDLRVNEQTALAAIHTLFVREHNRLAAELQERHPDWDDERLYQEARRWVGAFLQSITFHEFLPALLGKEAIGPYRGYDPTLNPNILNEFSTAFFRVGHTMLTSEIPLLDENGQSLPSGDLSLQDAFFNVELLKEQGLDPLLRGLMAQAMEEIDSHVVAEVRNFLFGAPGSGGLDLPSLNLQRGRDHGLPDYNTLRVALGLEAVSDFSELSSDPEVQAAFREVYASIDDVDPWIGALSEDHIEDAGVGPTLHAALLRQFEALRHGDRFWYENDPAFSREDRRRIAETRLSDIIRRNSGVTEAQAKAFQVPR
- a CDS encoding GNAT family N-acetyltransferase — translated: MFMKSPPPSGKAVPAESQPKGSGLPWLAAETLQILALDQSVVAEEPKVLELNLSFCRLEIRQLSVPLLFGERYLIKAYAKEGDFDIWVRAILNRCDAEAHTYDFCFLGIENEKIRTKDPYALGEILELDTTESFATACGRHPWFISEGLVFSVIGVFAHGLVLSEKLNRMNLLQVGEHLDLEIHFPAIGSVMVHCQIVRTYIQESHQVVQVEIKKMSDRYRRLLSRHLGMTLKDHPLDLFKNLHLPVPEYRYGAEVGMVFDEADERACLELRKRAYVGKSTSKLDPDIDPLKLKDRFDAHSLIMTVKVMGRIVGTGRLIFNNGDRRLSEVAQFSDLEPKYWQGGFVEASRFATNENFRRGDIFLLLVYLTYKIAHQSHQRYVIVECEENLVPLYIKLGARPMNRTVTHPMEGLTLHLVVFDVAEVTAGKIASKLNWFLLWAPAVNHLMDLGAVRLPPLKRWLVRLAARVPQDAKRKWLRRLRLAKA